In Oceaniferula flava, the DNA window TCGGCCTTGAAGGGAAGCGTGATCGGCGTGTTCGGCTCAATGGTGATTTCTTGCTCGCTGACGACTTCTTTCTTCTTGGTGTTTTTCACCGAGACCTTGCCGTCGGCTGATTTGATTTTCACCGCTTCATGGAACTCGCGCTCGATGGTGGCGGTGACGGTGACGGCGTTCTGCCGTGGTTCGCCCTGGGGATCGACCGCGATCAGTTCAAGCTTCGGGTCTTCGCCCACGCGCACCAAGCGATCGACGCGGGAAATCCCGATATAGGTGTCCGCAGGGTGGACCGTGGTGCTGGTTTGTGTGGTGAGAGTCTGGTCGCGCGAGTCGGTGATTTCTGACTGCACGCTGACGGATAGGGCAGTGGGGAAGGTGAGCTTGGGGAGCTCCATTGAGATGGCGGCCTTGCCATGCTCGTCCAAGTTGCCTTTACCGCTGCGGTCCGAACTGCCGCGGTGGGTGCTGTCATCGCTGTAGCCAAAGTAATGACTCCAATACCATGGATCATACTTTCGGTGGTCGCCGAACAGGTAGTCGCGGAATTTTTCCGGATAAAAGCCGGTCTGGGTGGCGTCAAAATACCAATCGATATTGCCGTTTTTCACAGCCTGCCCTTGGTAGTAATCGGCGTTCAGATTCACGGTGATGTTTTTGGCTCCTGGGTCCGCTGCGGGAATGTTCGAGGACACCTCAAAGGCATTGCGGCGGAACTCCTGCACATTGAAATGGTGACGGAAGATCCGATATTGGTCCGCCTGCCAGCTGTTCTCATCGGCATGCGCGGGGTCTTCCGGGAAGACGAGTTTGGCGGTAAAGCGACCGACGGTTTCCACAGGTAACTTCAACGTGTGATCAAAGGTGCCGTTTTCCGAGAGGGTGATGGTTTGATCGACCAGGACGCGGGAAGCGCTGTCACTAATCAGTAGCTGGGCGGTTTTTCCTGCGGTGAGTTCGATTTGGTTATCCAGATAGCGGCGGGCGACACCCTTCAGCTGCACGGTCTCACCGGGACGGTAAAGATTGCGATCCGTGAACATCTTGGCCGTGCGTTTCCAGCCCTTGAGATGATTCCACTCGGTGTCCACAGGGAAACGCCAGAGGGCAACGGTGCTGAGTGTCTTGTCAAAGGGGATGATGTAGCAGTCGCTGCCCAAGGTGGCGCGCAGGTGGCGGTCGGTCTGCTTGCGTGGGACGCGAGCAATGCCGTTGGCATCAGTGGTGGCGGTTACCGCTTTCTGCGCATCCTCGTTGAACACCTGGAGCTCCACATTGGCGAGAGGTTTTCCGGTGTGGTTAGAAAAGGCGTAGATCAGAGCCTCCTTATGATTCAATTTCCAACAAAGGCCGATGTCTGTGAGCTGCACGAAGGATTGGGCGACACGATTTCCGCCCCGGGCCTTTCCCTTGGCGGTGCCTTCAATGGAGACAAAAAAAGTGGTCGTTTTCAGTCCCTTGGGCAACACCTCATTCCAGTCGATATGAAGATCGCGCGAGGTATCGATGGGGTTGTCGAGGAAGACGGTGCGATCGTAAACCGTCTTGCCGTTGATCAAAGAGTAAGGCAGTGGCGTTTCCGGGCTGATCTCGCTGTTGTTGTGGCCGTTGCCGGTGTAGTGGCGGTAGCCCTGCATGGTGCGCACGGCGTTATCAGGAGTGAGTTGTTTCACGCGAATGCGCACCGAGGCGAGGTTCACGGTGTCGAGGGCGTAGAGACGGTTGCCCTTGGCGTATTGAGCCGAATCAAAACCTGGCAGTGCGAGTCCGCTGCGGAGGTGTTTGAATTTGACTTCACGGGTGATGCGTTTCGCCATGGTCAGTCCATTGCGGGAGGTGATGCTGGGGTTGATCGTGACCTTCCACGCATCTTGATCGTTGAACGATCCACTGACGATGAGCGTTTTTCCCAGCACCTTGAACTTGGCATTTTTGATCTTCGGCTCGCTTTGCACCACACTGGCAAGTTGCGCTTGGGTGATCTCGGTTGGGAGATAGGAGTTAAAATTGATATGCAGCTCACGTGGTTGGTTGGCTGCGATGTAGGGGACGACGCTGCGAAGTTCGAAGGGATCGACATCACCGATGTATATACTCCCGGCGTTACTGACCTTGGCGGTGTTTGATGCGTTGGGCGTATTGTGGAGAACGTGCAAATACCAGTTGTCGCCGACGGGCAGAGGGTTGACCGGGCTGACCATCACCGCATTGGGGATTTCATGACTGAGATCGTCAGGAAGTGCCGCTTTTTTGCCCGTTCGTGCTTGTTCAAAGCGAGCCTGCCAGGTGCTGCCTCGGTAGTAGCGGGATTTGATATCTCCCCAAGTGGCTCGGCGCACTTGAGCGGCCACCATCATGCCCGCCTTGTTTTTGAAAACGAAAAACCGAGCGGTCTTGTCGGGGCTCACCGCATCGTTAAAATAAACGTAATAGCTCGGGCTGCGTGTGAAATCGAGCGAGTTGCCACGCCGTCTCGACCCCTGCATTCGAAATGGCTCCGTGGCCATGGTTTTTAACTTGGTGGCCGGCACCTCCTTGCCATCACGATCGGTGAGGCCGGGGTGGAGGGAAAAGGTGTAGGTCTGCCCCAGCTTCGGTGGTCCATCGGGGATGAATTCGGCAATGTTGGAGGCCTTCCAATGAATTTTACCTGCCAGCTCCGGGGTGATTTTCATGATGGTGTTTGCTACCATTTGATCAACCTGGTCGTCGGCGACCACCGCGCGATCGAAAATAATCTGATATTTGGATTCCGGAACCAGGCGGGAAGAGGAAATGCGTAGTGTCGTGGCAGCTTGTAACCCTGAGACGAGGCTGGAAAGCAGTAGGCTAAGTGCGAAAATAGCGCGAAGTGAAGGTGTCATGATAAGCAGGAGGTTGGAGGTTTGGATCGATCGAGGCTGGCAAGGATAAGAGAATCCCGAGCACGCGCATAAAAAAACATTCATGAGTATGCTCTAATGGTTACGACGGATGAATCTGAAATTATTTCAAAGAGAATGAAACAAAGTTGTCTGACAACGCTGACTAGCAGAGAAATGCACGCTGAGGACAAATGACGCATCCTAGCGCTTGCATGGTAGGGGCGGCACGCTAAGGTCTCGCCCGATGAAAAATCAGCCGCTGAAAATCGCCGACCGCACGTTTTCCTCCCGACTCATGGCAGGCACTGGAAAGTTTGCCTCCGGTGAATTGATGAGTGAAACCTTGGCGTCAAGTGGAACGGAAATTGTCACCGTGGCTCTGCGCCGCGCGGATCTCACTGGCAGTGATGACCCCCAGGCGGATATTCTGAAGTTTATCGATCCGGAAAAATACCTGCTGCTGCCCAATACCAGTGGCGCTATGGATGCGGATGAGGCGGTGCGTTTGGCTCGCCTGGCGGTCACCGCAGGCCTGCCGAAGTGGGTGAAGCTGGAGATCCATCCCGACCCAACGTATTTGCTCCCCGATCCGATTGAGACCCTCAAGGCGGCCGAGATTCTGGTGAAGGAAGGGTTCACCGTGCTGCCTT includes these proteins:
- a CDS encoding thiazole synthase — encoded protein: MKNQPLKIADRTFSSRLMAGTGKFASGELMSETLASSGTEIVTVALRRADLTGSDDPQADILKFIDPEKYLLLPNTSGAMDADEAVRLARLAVTAGLPKWVKLEIHPDPTYLLPDPIETLKAAEILVKEGFTVLPYINADPVLAKRLQEVGTAAVMPLGAPIGSNKGVVTRDQIRIIVDQATVPVVVDAGLGAPSHAAEAMELGADAVLVNTAMAIASDPVRMGEAFKLSVEAGRAAYEMGLPEIIDHASATSPLTGFLD